The following proteins are co-located in the Festucalex cinctus isolate MCC-2025b chromosome 15, RoL_Fcin_1.0, whole genome shotgun sequence genome:
- the LOC144002254 gene encoding RIMS-binding protein 2-like isoform X11: MRDHTSGVNVEELLRHSQMELQWIQRQLAMIAARNTRHHHVHSMTKSKSEVSSQLGHSFQNVSRFRLLEERNRVLRQEVAALRQEKQHYRKLRAKLHAALQEKNRLNLELIGRHLKASKYDQVQSDFYQLKETLAVVSQERDAAQEQHSQLQGKVENLEQVLKHMHETVEVKQRPQTEHEQAKQKEIHQLQKARLQADRDHEKAVQLLENNQGRMFQVQICDLEQTCGSQSEHFHQLSKELLSFRLQSHPVEILLNKAPSKLSNLLSEEEQLPKIVVGFESQPEAGNENVPNAPPLISQFLQCPQRTGDRESPHWPSVKSRTVKTERASCTQRLTPSALQMEDEPSPSPRSKPRYTGQVRLCTARYSYNPYDGPNEHPEAELPLVAGKYLYVYGNMDDDGFYEGELLDGQRGLVPSNFVEFVQDKEKLSIQAGDGAEALGQVEHTPLALMSVDGGAGQDGLLGSANALVPCSNGTAGPLDPEDLAEDVVPYPRKITLIKQLARSVIVAWEPPVVPLGWGNVSGYNVLADGELRASIQFGGRTKCLLEKLDLDGCVHRVSVQSVTDRGLSDELRCTLLVGANVVVAPCGLRVDDIQRDTAELSWLPSNSNYGHTVFLDGVEHAVLKPGRYRLRFFNLKPLTVYKVTVAAQPHQVPWQLPLEQRERKEAGVEFCTQAAGPTPYCRTGPPLPPQDVQVLCGQAPGVLQVRWKPPLLSPTGTSNGANVLGYAVCTKGQKIAEVMFPMADYVTVELTRIQCLEAREVIVRTLSAQGESQDSHVALIPNNLLVPLPPLPLPAPMHPHPHGQPHLTSPHHPHATPQLPAPPQVHGQPLPPHPHPPHPQPHPRLPHPGGPQPNQSRPPHPHPQPLRLHQGPRPQHRLPLQPHAHPHPVPQRPVSARDLDAKEQAAHHGAAVPPGWDLARSPSSQQGHTLEPPPPGNPRSPSPQRILPQPRGTLIPDNVAKAIAREAAQRVAAESGKGDRRPVSYGEQGQSFHQHHSDEEEEDEEGFARRRRRGPSVDEFLRGSELGRPLNTPSRGRHDRESGRRIHHSGSQPQRRPLMVPAIDGYRDRHSPPYFDESEPEEAFRVFVALFDYDPLSMSPNPDAADEELPFKEGQIIRIYGDKDTDGFYRGEVRGRMGLIPCNMVSEIRAEDDETMDQLIKQGFLPLSTPVDRLEQNRRGLRRGEASRRMVALYDYDPRESSPNVDVEAELTFCTGDIIAVFGDIDEDGFYYGEINGHRGLVPSNFLEEVPDDVEVYLTDTPSHFPPEEPANRLPANSAASVPEAKRITTETPVDNDVTPVRAPSPIVRPLLPGTMRPLSPTRGHPSLPLDPRDPQDFANKKKKGLLSKGKKLLKRLSPAK; this comes from the exons AGAGCAAAGCTCCACGCTGCTTTGCAGGAGAAAAATCGTCTCAACCTCGAGCTGATTGGCCGTCACCTGAAGGCATCCAAATATGACCAG GTACAGTCCGACTTCTATCAGCTGAAAGAGACGCTTGCCGTGGTGAGCCAGGAGAGAGACGCGGCCCAAGAGCAACACAGCCAACTTCAAGGCAAAGTCGAGAACCTGGAACAGGTTCTAAAG CATATGCACGAGACTGTCGAGGTGAAGCAGCGGCCGCAGACAGAGCATGAGCAGGCCAAGCAGAAGGAGATCCATCAATTGCAAAAG GCCCGGCTTCAAGCTGACCGTGACCATGAAAAAGCCGTACAACTGTTAGAG aACAATCAGGGAAGAATGTTTCAG GTCCAGATTTGTGACCTGGAGCAGACATGCGGGTCACAGAGTGAACATTTCCATCAGCTGTCGAAAGAGCTGCTGAGTTTCCGTTTACAATCCCACCCTGTGGAGATCCTCCTGAATAAAGCCCCCTCCAAATTATCCAATCTCCTCTCGGAAGAGGAGCAGCTCCCAAAAATCGTTGTCGGATTTGAAAGCCAGCCAGAAGCAG GCAATGAGAACGTGCCAAACGCACCACCACTGATCTCCCAGTTCTTGCAGTGCCCACAGCGGACTGGAGACAGGGAAAGCCCACATTGGCCGTCTGTCAAGTCTCGCACCGTGAAAACGGAACGCGCCAGCTGCACTCAGCGGCTGACCCCATCAGCG CTACAGATGGAGGATGAACCAAGCCCATCACCCAGGTCCAAGCCTCGCTACACAGGCCAGGTCCGCCTTTGCACTGCCCGATACAG TTATAATCCCTATGATGGACCAAACGAACATCCTGAAGCAGAGCTCCCACTTGTGGCTGGGaagtatttatatgtatatggcAACATGGATGACGATGGATTTTATGAAG GTGAGCTGCTGGATGGCCAGCGAGGACTCGTCCCATCAAACTTCGTAGAGTTTGTCCAGGACAAGGAGAAGTTGTCCATCCAAGCTGGAGATGGAGCAGAAGCTCTTGGCCAAGTCGAACATACACCCCTAGCTTTGATGTCTGTGGATGGAGGTGCCGGCCAAGATGGTCTCCTAGGCTCGGCGAACGCCTTGGTACCCTGTAGCAATGGCACCGCGGGGCCCCTGGACCCGGAGGACCTGGCTGAAGACGTTGTGCCTTATCCCCGAAAGATCACGCTGATCAAGCAGCTGGCGCGGAGCGTCATCGTGGCTTGGGAGCCTCCGGTTGTGCCTTTGGGCTGGGGGAACGTCTCTGGCTACAACGTGTTGGCGGACGGCGAGCTGCGAGCCAGCATACAGTTCGGCGGACGTACCAAATGCTTGCTGGAGAAACTGGATCTGGACGGGTGCGTTCACCGTGTGTCGGTTCAGAGCGTCACCGACAGGGGCTTGTCGGACGAGCTCCGATGCACCCTTTTGGTCGGTGCCAACGTAGTGGTGGCGCCTTGCGGCCTCCGGGTGGATGACATCCAGCGGGACACAGCCGAGCTCTCCTGGTTGCCTAGTAACAGTAACTATGGTCACACCGTCTTCTTGGACGGCGTAGAGCACGCGGTGTTGAAGCCGGGGAGGTATAGACTACGCTTCTTCAACCTAAAGCCGCTGACGGTGTATAAagtgacggtggcggcgcagcCTCACCAGGTGCCATGGCAACTGCCTCTGGAGCAGAGGGAGAGGAAGGAAGCGGGAGTGGAATTCTGCACTCAGGCTGCAG GTCCAACTCCCTATTGCAGAACAG GTCCTCCGCTGCCTCCGCAAGATGTACAGGTGCTCTGTGGGCAAGCACCCGGCGTCCTACAGGTCCGTTGGAAGCCCCCCCTATTGTCTCCCACGGGCACGTCCAATGGCGCCAATGTCCTTGGCTACGCTGTCTGCACTAAAGGACagaag ATCGCAGAGGTGATGTTCCCAATGGCGGACTATGTGACGGTGGAGCTGACGAGGATACAGTGCCTGGAGGCCAGGGAGGTCATAGTCAGGACGCTGTCCGCCCAGGGCGAGTCCCAGGACTCCCACGTCGCCCTCATTCCAAACAACCTGCTCGTGCCTCTACCTCCGCTTCCTCTGCCGGCGCCgatgcacccccacccccacggcCAGCCTCACCTTACATCCCCTCACCACCCTCATGCCACCCCGCAGCTTCCTGCCCCGCCCCAAGTCCACGGACAACCGCTCCCACCCCATCCACACCCTCCACACCCTCAACCCCACCCAAGACTCCCTCATCCGGGCGGGCCCCAGCCGAACCAGAGTCGACCGCCGCATCCCCACCCGCAGCCCCTGCGCCTCCATCAAGGTCCCAGGCCCCAGCACCGACTGCCTCTGCAGCCCCACGCTCATCCCCACCCTGTACCTCAGAGACCAGTAAGTGCCAGAGACCTGGATGCCAAAGAGCAAGCTGCCCACCACGGGGCCGCCGTCCCACCCGGCTGGGACCTTGCACGCTCCCCTTCGTCCCAGCAGGGCCACACCCTTGAGCCCCCTCCCCCTGGCAATCCACGTTCCCCCTCCCCTCAGAGGATTCTCCCGCAGCCGAGAGGCACTCTCATCCCGGACAACGTCGCCAAAGCCATCGCCAGGGAAGCGGCGCAGAGGGTGGCGGCAGAGAGCGGCAAG GGGGACCGGAGACCTGTTAGCTACGGCGAACAGGGTCAGTCCTTTCACCAGCATCACTCtgatgaggaagaggaagacgaggaaGGGTTCGCCCGTCGGCGACGAAGAGGACCTTCGGTGGACGAGTTCCTCCGAGGCTCCGAGTTAGGAAGGCCG TTAAACACTCCCTCTAGAGGCCGTCATGACCGGGAGAGCGGGCGAAGGATTCATCACAGCGGCTCGCAGCCTCAGAGACGACCTCTGATGGTCCCTGCCATCG ATGGCTACAGGGATCGTCACTCTCCCCCCTACTTTGACGAGTCGGAGCCAGAGGAGGCCTTTCGGGTATTTGTGGCGCTCTTTGACTACGACCCTCTGTCCATGTCCCCTAACCCAGACGCAGCCGATGAGGAGTTGCCCTTCAAAGAGGGACAAATCATCAGG ATATATGGTGATAAAGATACCGACGGCTTCTACAGAGGAGAAGTGAGAGGCAGGATGGGGCTGATCCCGTGTAACATGGTTTCCGAGATACGAGCAGAGGATGACGAAACCATGGATCAGCTCATCAAGCAAGGCTTCCTGCCTCTCAGCACCCCGGTGGACAGATTAG AGCAGAACAGAAGAGGGCTCCGTCGAGGTGAGGCCTCCAGGAGGATGGTGGCGCTGTACGACTATGACCCCCGAGAAAGCTCACCTAATGTTGATGTTGAG GCTGAGCTAACCTTTTGCACCGGTGACATCATTGCAGTGTTTGGTGATATTGATGAAGATGGCTTCTATTAT GGTGAGATCAACGGTCACCGAGGTCTGGTTCCCTCCAACTTCCTGGAAGAAGTGCCTGACGACGTGGAGGTGTATCTGACCGATACGCCCTCCCACTTCCCCCCCGAGGAGCCCGCCAACCGGCTCCCCGCCAACTCTGCCGCCAGCGTCCCGGAGGCCAAACGG ATCACGACGGAAACCCCCGTTGATAACGACGTCACACCCGTCCGCGCGCCCTCCCCCATCGTACGCCCGCTGCTGCCGGGCACCATGAGGCCCCTCAGCCCGACCCGGGGACACCCCAGTCTGCCCCTGGACCCCCGCGACCCTCAAGATTTtgcaaacaagaagaagaaaggacTCCTTTCCAAGGGGAAGAAGTTACTCAAGCGACTTTCCCCTGCCAAATAA
- the LOC144002254 gene encoding RIMS-binding protein 2-like isoform X12 encodes MHETVEVKQRPQTEHEQAKQKEIHQLQKARLQADRDHEKAVQLLENNQGRMFQVQICDLEQTCGSQSEHFHQLSKELLSFRLQSHPVEILLNKAPSKLSNLLSEEEQLPKIVVGFESQPEAGNENVPNAPPLISQFLQCPQRTGDRESPHWPSVKSRTVKTERASCTQRLTPSALQMEDEPSPSPRSKPRYTGQVRLCTARYSYNPYDGPNEHPEAELPLVAGKYLYVYGNMDDDGFYEGELLDGQRGLVPSNFVEFVQDKEKLSIQAGDGAEALGQVEHTPLALMSVDGGAGQDGLLGSANALVPCSNGTAGPLDPEDLAEDVVPYPRKITLIKQLARSVIVAWEPPVVPLGWGNVSGYNVLADGELRASIQFGGRTKCLLEKLDLDGCVHRVSVQSVTDRGLSDELRCTLLVGANVVVAPCGLRVDDIQRDTAELSWLPSNSNYGHTVFLDGVEHAVLKPGRYRLRFFNLKPLTVYKVTVAAQPHQVPWQLPLEQRERKEAGVEFCTQAAGPTPYCRTGPPLPPQDVQVLCGQAPGVLQVRWKPPLLSPTGTSNGANVLGYAVCTKGQKIAEVMFPMADYVTVELTRIQCLEAREVIVRTLSAQGESQDSHVALIPNNLLVPLPPLPLPAPMHPHPHGQPHLTSPHHPHATPQLPAPPQVHGQPLPPHPHPPHPQPHPRLPHPGGPQPNQSRPPHPHPQPLRLHQGPRPQHRLPLQPHAHPHPVPQRPVSARDLDAKEQAAHHGAAVPPGWDLARSPSSQQGHTLEPPPPGNPRSPSPQRILPQPRGTLIPDNVAKAIAREAAQRVAAESGKGDRRPVSYGEQGQSFHQHHSDEEEEDEEGFARRRRRGPSVDEFLRGSELGRPPHYSHNEDYHSESSRGSDLSDIMEEDEEELYSEMQLDEGRRRNSHNTPKLNTPSRGRHDRESGRRIHHSGSQPQRRPLMVPAIEVTSENNSEGNMSPIIEENNYGRVARFRTRSSRRHGGGTRSPHDGYRDRHSPPYFDESEPEEAFRVFVALFDYDPLSMSPNPDAADEELPFKEGQIIRIYGDKDTDGFYRGEVRGRMGLIPCNMVSEIRAEDDETMDQLIKQGFLPLSTPVDRLEQNRRGLRRGEASRRMVALYDYDPRESSPNVDVEAELTFCTGDIIAVFGDIDEDGFYYGEINGHRGLVPSNFLEEVPDDVEVYLTDTPSHFPPEEPANRLPANSAASVPEAKRITTETPVDNDVTPVRAPSPIVRPLLPGTMRPLSPTRGHPSLPLDPRDPQDFANKKKKGLLSKGKKLLKRLSPAK; translated from the exons ATGCACGAGACTGTCGAGGTGAAGCAGCGGCCGCAGACAGAGCATGAGCAGGCCAAGCAGAAGGAGATCCATCAATTGCAAAAG GCCCGGCTTCAAGCTGACCGTGACCATGAAAAAGCCGTACAACTGTTAGAG aACAATCAGGGAAGAATGTTTCAG GTCCAGATTTGTGACCTGGAGCAGACATGCGGGTCACAGAGTGAACATTTCCATCAGCTGTCGAAAGAGCTGCTGAGTTTCCGTTTACAATCCCACCCTGTGGAGATCCTCCTGAATAAAGCCCCCTCCAAATTATCCAATCTCCTCTCGGAAGAGGAGCAGCTCCCAAAAATCGTTGTCGGATTTGAAAGCCAGCCAGAAGCAG GCAATGAGAACGTGCCAAACGCACCACCACTGATCTCCCAGTTCTTGCAGTGCCCACAGCGGACTGGAGACAGGGAAAGCCCACATTGGCCGTCTGTCAAGTCTCGCACCGTGAAAACGGAACGCGCCAGCTGCACTCAGCGGCTGACCCCATCAGCG CTACAGATGGAGGATGAACCAAGCCCATCACCCAGGTCCAAGCCTCGCTACACAGGCCAGGTCCGCCTTTGCACTGCCCGATACAG TTATAATCCCTATGATGGACCAAACGAACATCCTGAAGCAGAGCTCCCACTTGTGGCTGGGaagtatttatatgtatatggcAACATGGATGACGATGGATTTTATGAAG GTGAGCTGCTGGATGGCCAGCGAGGACTCGTCCCATCAAACTTCGTAGAGTTTGTCCAGGACAAGGAGAAGTTGTCCATCCAAGCTGGAGATGGAGCAGAAGCTCTTGGCCAAGTCGAACATACACCCCTAGCTTTGATGTCTGTGGATGGAGGTGCCGGCCAAGATGGTCTCCTAGGCTCGGCGAACGCCTTGGTACCCTGTAGCAATGGCACCGCGGGGCCCCTGGACCCGGAGGACCTGGCTGAAGACGTTGTGCCTTATCCCCGAAAGATCACGCTGATCAAGCAGCTGGCGCGGAGCGTCATCGTGGCTTGGGAGCCTCCGGTTGTGCCTTTGGGCTGGGGGAACGTCTCTGGCTACAACGTGTTGGCGGACGGCGAGCTGCGAGCCAGCATACAGTTCGGCGGACGTACCAAATGCTTGCTGGAGAAACTGGATCTGGACGGGTGCGTTCACCGTGTGTCGGTTCAGAGCGTCACCGACAGGGGCTTGTCGGACGAGCTCCGATGCACCCTTTTGGTCGGTGCCAACGTAGTGGTGGCGCCTTGCGGCCTCCGGGTGGATGACATCCAGCGGGACACAGCCGAGCTCTCCTGGTTGCCTAGTAACAGTAACTATGGTCACACCGTCTTCTTGGACGGCGTAGAGCACGCGGTGTTGAAGCCGGGGAGGTATAGACTACGCTTCTTCAACCTAAAGCCGCTGACGGTGTATAAagtgacggtggcggcgcagcCTCACCAGGTGCCATGGCAACTGCCTCTGGAGCAGAGGGAGAGGAAGGAAGCGGGAGTGGAATTCTGCACTCAGGCTGCAG GTCCAACTCCCTATTGCAGAACAG GTCCTCCGCTGCCTCCGCAAGATGTACAGGTGCTCTGTGGGCAAGCACCCGGCGTCCTACAGGTCCGTTGGAAGCCCCCCCTATTGTCTCCCACGGGCACGTCCAATGGCGCCAATGTCCTTGGCTACGCTGTCTGCACTAAAGGACagaag ATCGCAGAGGTGATGTTCCCAATGGCGGACTATGTGACGGTGGAGCTGACGAGGATACAGTGCCTGGAGGCCAGGGAGGTCATAGTCAGGACGCTGTCCGCCCAGGGCGAGTCCCAGGACTCCCACGTCGCCCTCATTCCAAACAACCTGCTCGTGCCTCTACCTCCGCTTCCTCTGCCGGCGCCgatgcacccccacccccacggcCAGCCTCACCTTACATCCCCTCACCACCCTCATGCCACCCCGCAGCTTCCTGCCCCGCCCCAAGTCCACGGACAACCGCTCCCACCCCATCCACACCCTCCACACCCTCAACCCCACCCAAGACTCCCTCATCCGGGCGGGCCCCAGCCGAACCAGAGTCGACCGCCGCATCCCCACCCGCAGCCCCTGCGCCTCCATCAAGGTCCCAGGCCCCAGCACCGACTGCCTCTGCAGCCCCACGCTCATCCCCACCCTGTACCTCAGAGACCAGTAAGTGCCAGAGACCTGGATGCCAAAGAGCAAGCTGCCCACCACGGGGCCGCCGTCCCACCCGGCTGGGACCTTGCACGCTCCCCTTCGTCCCAGCAGGGCCACACCCTTGAGCCCCCTCCCCCTGGCAATCCACGTTCCCCCTCCCCTCAGAGGATTCTCCCGCAGCCGAGAGGCACTCTCATCCCGGACAACGTCGCCAAAGCCATCGCCAGGGAAGCGGCGCAGAGGGTGGCGGCAGAGAGCGGCAAG GGGGACCGGAGACCTGTTAGCTACGGCGAACAGGGTCAGTCCTTTCACCAGCATCACTCtgatgaggaagaggaagacgaggaaGGGTTCGCCCGTCGGCGACGAAGAGGACCTTCGGTGGACGAGTTCCTCCGAGGCTCCGAGTTAGGAAGGCCG CCTCACTATAGTCACAATGAAGATTATCACAGCGAGAGCAGCCGCGGCTCTGACCTGTCTGACATCATggaagaggatgaggaggagctgTACTCAGAGATGCAGCTGGACGAGGGACGCCGACGCAACTCGCACAACACACCCAAG TTAAACACTCCCTCTAGAGGCCGTCATGACCGGGAGAGCGGGCGAAGGATTCATCACAGCGGCTCGCAGCCTCAGAGACGACCTCTGATGGTCCCTGCCATCG AAGTAACCTCTGAGAATAACAGTGAGGGAAACATGTCCCCCATCATCGAGGAGAATAACTATGGCAGAGTAGCTCGGTTCAGGACCAGGTCTTCCCGCAGGCACGGGGGCGGCACCAGGTCTCCCCATG ATGGCTACAGGGATCGTCACTCTCCCCCCTACTTTGACGAGTCGGAGCCAGAGGAGGCCTTTCGGGTATTTGTGGCGCTCTTTGACTACGACCCTCTGTCCATGTCCCCTAACCCAGACGCAGCCGATGAGGAGTTGCCCTTCAAAGAGGGACAAATCATCAGG ATATATGGTGATAAAGATACCGACGGCTTCTACAGAGGAGAAGTGAGAGGCAGGATGGGGCTGATCCCGTGTAACATGGTTTCCGAGATACGAGCAGAGGATGACGAAACCATGGATCAGCTCATCAAGCAAGGCTTCCTGCCTCTCAGCACCCCGGTGGACAGATTAG AGCAGAACAGAAGAGGGCTCCGTCGAGGTGAGGCCTCCAGGAGGATGGTGGCGCTGTACGACTATGACCCCCGAGAAAGCTCACCTAATGTTGATGTTGAG GCTGAGCTAACCTTTTGCACCGGTGACATCATTGCAGTGTTTGGTGATATTGATGAAGATGGCTTCTATTAT GGTGAGATCAACGGTCACCGAGGTCTGGTTCCCTCCAACTTCCTGGAAGAAGTGCCTGACGACGTGGAGGTGTATCTGACCGATACGCCCTCCCACTTCCCCCCCGAGGAGCCCGCCAACCGGCTCCCCGCCAACTCTGCCGCCAGCGTCCCGGAGGCCAAACGG ATCACGACGGAAACCCCCGTTGATAACGACGTCACACCCGTCCGCGCGCCCTCCCCCATCGTACGCCCGCTGCTGCCGGGCACCATGAGGCCCCTCAGCCCGACCCGGGGACACCCCAGTCTGCCCCTGGACCCCCGCGACCCTCAAGATTTtgcaaacaagaagaagaaaggacTCCTTTCCAAGGGGAAGAAGTTACTCAAGCGACTTTCCCCTGCCAAATAA